A window of the Polaribacter batillariae genome harbors these coding sequences:
- a CDS encoding sensor histidine kinase has product MNIFLKNTVNSYVFQLRLKRILLFFVFLVLCINAVFSQENDFEKIEAFKDFESYKILDIYQDQNKYIWFSSDRGILQFDGIQFTKINTKKANALFSKNDTLFIGTDKGLAVKTKKGLFNFKGKEVRKIFYHNKQLYVGSNQGILQFKTNYLQPLKTTYNLDFSVINDLIFYNNFFYIASNNGLWKLDKLHQPTAIKKLKSGKYNSFLKLNSTLLVVENNNAIISIVGNENFVQKYLKDGILSISHIQNEIYVTTKNNGITVLEATNFNFKKSINKYNSNLKTNTIFRVFKDVEKNVFIATNNGVFIKKNAKKAKAPNLIIQDVFVNFVPLDSLNNAYSKETLLLKSHQNNISFLFKSIAIQQSKNIEYRFQLNNDFSPWSATNRVDFANLKYGNYDFIVESRFKNSNETSRKKFSFNIDTPFYTKAWFVILLIAIFCFLLALIIDVYIRKINKKNQQKIQQLKLENHLLSLEHKALQLQMNPHFIFNVLNGIKALGNAGNTKELNKTVSQFSVLLRSVLNNSRLEEISLKDEIKTLTNYLDLEQKMSSKSFQYQIKTNLQNIDVEEILIPPMLVQPFVENAIKHGIYANQEGKITISFEIKQQYLECTITDNGIGFYQSKKTNNNTSHKSVALKITKERIENLSKKGSFTIEEIKEENHILGTKVWFKIPLKTDY; this is encoded by the coding sequence ATGAACATTTTCTTAAAAAATACTGTAAACTCCTATGTTTTTCAATTACGATTGAAGAGAATTTTACTGTTTTTTGTCTTTTTGGTTTTATGCATAAACGCTGTTTTTTCACAAGAAAACGACTTCGAAAAAATAGAAGCTTTCAAAGATTTTGAATCGTATAAAATTTTAGACATCTATCAAGATCAAAACAAATACATTTGGTTTTCTTCAGATAGAGGAATTCTTCAGTTCGATGGAATACAATTTACCAAAATTAATACTAAAAAAGCAAATGCCCTTTTTTCTAAAAACGATACGCTTTTTATAGGAACAGACAAAGGTTTAGCTGTAAAAACAAAAAAAGGGCTTTTTAATTTTAAAGGCAAAGAAGTTCGTAAAATATTTTACCATAACAAGCAACTTTATGTGGGTTCTAATCAAGGCATTTTACAATTTAAAACCAATTATTTACAACCATTAAAAACTACTTATAACTTAGATTTTTCGGTTATAAACGATCTTATATTTTACAATAATTTCTTTTATATTGCCTCTAACAACGGCTTATGGAAATTAGACAAGCTGCACCAACCAACGGCTATTAAAAAACTTAAAAGCGGAAAATACAATTCGTTTTTAAAACTAAATTCTACACTTTTAGTTGTCGAAAATAACAATGCAATTATAAGCATTGTTGGTAACGAAAATTTTGTTCAAAAATATTTAAAAGATGGTATTTTAAGCATTTCTCATATCCAAAATGAAATTTATGTAACTACTAAAAACAACGGAATTACCGTTTTAGAAGCTACTAATTTCAATTTTAAAAAAAGCATTAATAAATACAATAGCAACTTAAAAACAAATACCATTTTTCGTGTTTTTAAAGATGTTGAAAAAAATGTTTTTATTGCGACAAATAATGGAGTTTTCATTAAAAAAAATGCAAAAAAGGCAAAAGCTCCCAATTTAATTATTCAAGATGTTTTCGTAAATTTTGTGCCTTTAGATTCACTAAACAATGCATATTCGAAAGAAACATTGTTGTTAAAATCTCATCAAAATAACATTTCTTTTTTGTTTAAAAGCATTGCTATTCAGCAATCAAAAAATATAGAATATCGTTTTCAATTAAATAACGATTTTTCTCCTTGGAGTGCCACAAACAGAGTCGATTTTGCAAATTTAAAATACGGAAATTACGATTTTATAGTAGAATCGAGATTTAAAAACTCTAATGAAACCAGTCGTAAAAAATTCTCTTTTAATATTGATACACCTTTTTACACAAAAGCGTGGTTTGTTATTCTTTTAATCGCAATTTTTTGTTTTCTATTGGCCTTAATTATAGATGTCTATATTCGAAAAATCAACAAAAAAAATCAGCAAAAAATACAACAACTAAAATTAGAAAACCATTTATTAAGTTTAGAGCATAAGGCGTTGCAATTGCAAATGAATCCGCATTTTATATTTAATGTTTTAAATGGAATAAAAGCCTTAGGAAACGCTGGAAACACAAAAGAATTAAACAAAACCGTTTCACAATTTTCTGTACTATTAAGAAGTGTTTTAAACAATTCTCGTTTAGAAGAAATTAGTTTAAAAGACGAAATTAAAACGCTGACTAATTATTTAGATTTAGAGCAAAAAATGAGTTCAAAATCTTTTCAATATCAAATAAAAACCAACTTACAGAATATAGATGTCGAAGAAATTTTAATTCCGCCAATGTTGGTTCAGCCTTTTGTAGAAAATGCTATTAAACACGGAATTTACGCAAATCAAGAAGGAAAAATTACCATCTCTTTCGAAATAAAACAACAGTATTTAGAGTGTACAATTACCGATAATGGAATTGGATTTTATCAATCTAAAAAAACAAATAACAATACTTCTCATAAATCTGTCGCGTTAAAAATAACCAAAGAAAGAATCGAAAATTTATCTAAAAAAGGTTCTTTTACTATTGAAGAAATAAAAGAAGAAAACCATATTTTAGGAACCAAAGTTTGGTTTAAAATTCCTTTAAAAACAGATTATTAA
- a CDS encoding LytR/AlgR family response regulator transcription factor: MKKITAIIVEDNPLALEMLTSDISNNHTEIDIIGTATSVVEASKLIRKKTPDILFLDIMLGDGTGFDVLEIFPDLQSKIIFVTASDAYAIKAFKFSAIDYILKPYSESDLEIAIEKAKNQIQPDKAQLEVLQQAITSPNKKPEKISLHTSDKIIVVNIYDIIRCKSDNNYTTFYFNDGSKILVSKTLKYYADMLKEVGFIRVHQSHLINTKYIKEFIKSDGGYLLLTDTSNVPVSVRKRAEVLEILNSY; this comes from the coding sequence ATGAAAAAAATTACAGCAATCATCGTAGAAGACAATCCATTAGCATTAGAAATGCTAACCAGCGATATTTCTAATAATCATACAGAAATTGATATTATAGGCACTGCAACTTCTGTTGTAGAAGCATCTAAATTAATTCGAAAAAAAACACCCGATATTTTATTTCTAGATATTATGTTAGGCGATGGAACTGGTTTCGATGTTTTGGAAATTTTTCCAGATTTACAATCGAAAATTATATTTGTAACTGCAAGTGATGCATATGCTATAAAAGCTTTTAAATTTTCTGCAATCGATTATATTTTAAAACCGTATTCAGAGTCCGATTTAGAAATTGCAATTGAAAAAGCAAAAAATCAAATTCAGCCAGACAAAGCACAATTAGAAGTTTTACAACAGGCTATAACCTCGCCAAACAAGAAACCAGAAAAGATTTCTTTACACACTTCCGATAAAATAATTGTTGTAAACATCTATGATATTATTCGTTGTAAATCCGACAATAATTATACGACATTTTATTTTAATGACGGTTCTAAAATTTTGGTTTCTAAAACATTAAAATATTATGCAGACATGTTAAAGGAAGTTGGTTTTATAAGAGTGCATCAAAGTCATTTGATAAACACAAAATATATAAAAGAATTTATAAAATCAGATGGAGGTTACTTACTGTTAACCGATACATCGAATGTGCCAGTTTCCGTAAGAAAAAGAGCCGAAGTTTTAGAAATATTGAATTCTTATTAA
- the bshB1 gene encoding bacillithiol biosynthesis deacetylase BshB1: MKLDILAFGAHPDDVELGCGATVAKEVFLGKKVGIVDLTRGELGTRGSAEIRDVEAKNSAKILGVSVRENLAFADGFFTNDTKHQLEIIKMIRKYQPEIVLCNAIDDRHIDHGKGSKLVSDACFLSGLIKIETELEGKKQEKWRPKQVYHYIQWKNIEPDFVVDVTGFIDKKTASVLAYKTQFYNPSSNEPETPISSKNFIDSINYRARDLGRLIGVEFAEGFTAERYVAVESLDKLI; this comes from the coding sequence ATGAAATTAGATATATTAGCTTTTGGAGCACACCCAGATGATGTAGAATTAGGCTGTGGAGCCACAGTTGCCAAAGAAGTTTTTCTGGGTAAAAAAGTAGGAATTGTAGATTTAACTCGCGGAGAGTTAGGAACTCGTGGTTCCGCTGAAATTCGTGATGTTGAGGCTAAAAATTCAGCAAAAATATTAGGGGTTTCTGTACGTGAAAATTTAGCTTTTGCAGATGGTTTTTTTACAAATGATACAAAACACCAATTAGAAATTATAAAAATGATTCGTAAATACCAACCAGAAATTGTATTGTGTAATGCCATTGATGATAGGCATATAGATCATGGAAAAGGAAGTAAACTAGTTTCTGACGCTTGTTTTTTAAGCGGTTTAATAAAAATTGAAACAGAATTAGAAGGAAAAAAACAAGAAAAATGGAGACCAAAACAAGTATATCATTACATACAATGGAAAAATATAGAACCCGATTTTGTTGTTGATGTAACCGGTTTTATTGATAAAAAAACAGCTTCTGTTTTGGCATATAAAACACAATTTTACAATCCTAGTAGTAACGAACCAGAAACACCAATTTCCAGTAAAAATTTTATCGATAGTATAAATTATCGTGCAAGAGATTTAGGAAGATTAATAGGAGTAGAGTTCGCAGAAGGTTTTACGGCAGAACGTTATGTCGCAGTAGAAAGTTTAGATAAATTAATTTAA
- a CDS encoding SLC13 family permease, whose translation MIYTMLIILTITIALFVWGKYSPDVVALVSMLSLFLCGILNLNETLSGFSNSTVIMIASLFIIGEGLSQTGWTALAGKKLITLAGKSIPKLLVIITLGSGVLSGFVSNTGTVATLLPATISSAWSIGTMPSKILIPVAFGSNTGGLLTLTGTPPNIIANNALIEAGYDGFSFFEFSLIGLPLLIIAILYFRYIGFKLLPKNKTNNKPINIDATLHEWIEAYKIDNDYYRLRIRSVSPLLNTKLCDWDLENTYKVHVIRLKRRHPNRLKGMQPYIEMPNQETLLKYHDIITIKGNTEDINKLMITFRLGLMAKETAENELRNNLINQEVGMSEVIVTPKSFLVGREIKLHEYFNRYDIQLLAASRHQKPYLEDVITVNAGDSFIVRGAWNKIEKLKNQHKNIVVVGRPEEMLKDVDNLTPKSYVALGALLLMILMLVFKIVPGAIASLISAGIVLFTGCVPFSKAYKTISWTSVIMIAAMIPMGVAIQKTGTAEMISNSLIDILGKNNPTLLLVGIFLLTTTFSQFINNSATTVLMVPIVLLASTTLQISPEPLLITIAISASTAFLTPIGTTTNAMVMSSGGYKFVDYLKVGFPLLVLFLITTIILVPIIWPF comes from the coding sequence ATGATTTATACAATGCTAATTATTTTAACAATTACAATAGCCTTATTTGTTTGGGGAAAATATTCTCCAGATGTGGTGGCTTTAGTATCTATGTTAAGTTTATTTTTATGCGGAATTTTAAATTTGAATGAAACTCTAAGTGGTTTTAGCAATTCAACTGTTATTATGATTGCCTCACTTTTTATCATAGGAGAAGGTTTATCGCAAACAGGCTGGACAGCTTTGGCTGGTAAAAAACTAATTACATTGGCAGGTAAAAGTATTCCAAAATTATTAGTAATCATTACCTTAGGCTCTGGAGTCTTATCTGGCTTTGTTAGCAATACAGGAACCGTTGCTACTTTGTTGCCTGCGACTATTTCTTCTGCATGGAGTATTGGAACAATGCCTTCTAAAATACTTATTCCTGTTGCTTTTGGTTCTAATACTGGTGGTTTGCTAACTTTAACAGGAACACCTCCAAATATTATTGCAAACAATGCTTTAATTGAGGCTGGTTATGATGGTTTTTCGTTTTTCGAATTTAGTTTAATTGGTTTGCCTTTACTAATTATTGCAATTCTATATTTTAGATATATTGGTTTTAAATTATTACCAAAAAACAAAACAAATAACAAACCAATAAATATTGATGCTACATTACACGAATGGATTGAAGCGTACAAAATAGATAACGATTATTATCGACTAAGAATACGCTCTGTTTCTCCTCTTTTAAATACAAAATTGTGCGATTGGGATCTAGAAAACACGTATAAAGTACATGTAATTCGACTAAAAAGAAGGCATCCAAACAGATTAAAAGGTATGCAACCTTATATAGAGATGCCAAACCAAGAAACATTGTTAAAATACCACGATATCATTACCATAAAAGGAAATACTGAAGATATTAATAAATTAATGATAACGTTTCGATTGGGTTTAATGGCAAAAGAAACTGCAGAAAACGAATTAAGAAACAATTTAATAAATCAAGAAGTTGGAATGTCGGAGGTAATTGTAACCCCAAAGTCGTTTTTGGTAGGTAGAGAAATAAAATTGCATGAATATTTTAACAGATACGATATACAGTTATTAGCGGCATCAAGACATCAAAAGCCATATTTAGAAGATGTAATAACAGTAAATGCTGGAGACAGTTTTATTGTAAGAGGAGCTTGGAATAAAATAGAAAAACTTAAAAACCAACACAAAAATATCGTTGTGGTTGGCAGACCAGAAGAGATGCTAAAAGATGTAGATAATTTAACACCAAAATCTTACGTCGCTTTAGGGGCATTATTGTTAATGATACTAATGCTCGTTTTTAAGATAGTTCCAGGAGCAATCGCTTCTTTAATTTCTGCAGGAATTGTTTTATTTACAGGTTGCGTACCTTTTTCAAAAGCATACAAAACAATTAGTTGGACAAGTGTAATTATGATTGCTGCGATGATTCCTATGGGAGTTGCCATCCAAAAAACAGGTACAGCAGAAATGATTTCGAATTCTTTAATTGATATTTTAGGGAAAAACAACCCAACTCTTTTGCTTGTGGGTATTTTCTTACTAACCACCACATTTAGTCAGTTTATAAATAATTCTGCAACCACCGTTTTAATGGTGCCTATTGTATTACTTGCTTCTACAACATTACAAATATCACCAGAACCATTGTTAATAACCATCGCAATAAGTGCTTCAACTGCATTTTTAACGCCTATAGGAACTACTACAAATGCGATGGTAATGAGTTCTGGAGGTTATAAATTTGTAGATTATCTAAAGGTTGGTTTTCCTCTTTTAGTTCTTTTTTTAATAACAACAATAATTTTAGTACCCATTATTTGGCCATTTTAA
- a CDS encoding DUF2490 domain-containing protein: MKKIFIIIVAIFSLSNVKCQTKSEKNFGSWYTIHVNHRFTNKWSFNTGVQERNYKLLENYNLALAYFGINYKINKKFTTNLSYMYVDIDRTFDPDVDPNTIEHRVFEQISYSTKHFKIPFSHRLRVEHRNLHTEKIHTLINRVRYRIKAKMPLNNSFYLNVSNESFINFKGNFYPENRFYSALGLKASKNVSLEVGYLGHYINNLHLDRLQLGIYIKTDYRKKAKN; the protein is encoded by the coding sequence ATGAAAAAAATATTTATAATTATAGTGGCTATTTTTAGCCTTTCTAATGTCAAATGCCAAACTAAATCTGAAAAAAATTTTGGTAGCTGGTACACTATTCATGTAAATCACAGGTTTACTAATAAATGGAGTTTTAATACGGGAGTTCAGGAGCGAAACTACAAATTATTAGAAAATTACAATTTAGCATTGGCTTATTTTGGAATAAATTACAAAATAAATAAAAAATTTACTACAAATTTAAGTTACATGTATGTAGATATCGATAGAACTTTTGATCCTGATGTAGATCCAAACACTATAGAACATCGCGTTTTCGAACAAATTTCTTATAGTACAAAACATTTTAAAATTCCTTTTTCTCATAGGTTACGTGTAGAGCATAGAAATTTACATACAGAAAAAATACATACATTAATTAACAGAGTAAGATACCGAATAAAAGCAAAAATGCCATTAAACAATTCCTTTTATTTAAATGTTAGCAACGAATCTTTTATCAATTTTAAAGGTAATTTTTACCCAGAAAATAGGTTTTATAGTGCATTAGGCCTTAAGGCTTCTAAAAATGTTTCTTTAGAAGTTGGTTATTTAGGCCATTATATAAATAATTTACACTTAGATAGATTGCAGCTAGGCATCTACATAAAAACAGATTATAGAAAAAAAGCAAAAAATTAG
- a CDS encoding trans-sulfuration enzyme family protein, translating to MNKKLGINTTCVHVGEVKDNEHKGAVSPIYMSTSYAFDGVDVKRYPRYFNTPNQEMLCKKIAALEKTEDGLIFSSGMAAISATMFAFLKKGDHAIIQQVIYGGTFHLIATEFDKYGIEYSFTASDKVADFKSLIKENTKILYIETPSNPLLGITNLEAIVNLAKANNCVTMIDNTFASPINQNPVDFGIDIMLHSATKYMGGHSDISAGAIAASKEHIAQIWKTAINFGGNLSEQTVWLLERSLKTLNLRVKEQTKNAQKMAEYLEGNANINRVYYPGLKSHPQHKLAKKQMKGFGAMLSFELKENIDAMEFQRELQLIKPSMSLAGLESTTVSPAQTTHALLSEKERLERGIKEGLIRFSVGIEEVEDLISDIEQAIKKVKN from the coding sequence ATGAATAAAAAACTAGGAATAAATACCACTTGCGTTCATGTTGGCGAAGTAAAAGATAACGAACATAAAGGAGCAGTTTCGCCAATTTACATGTCAACTTCTTACGCTTTTGATGGTGTGGATGTAAAAAGATATCCACGTTATTTTAATACACCCAATCAAGAAATGTTGTGTAAAAAAATTGCGGCTTTAGAAAAAACGGAGGATGGTTTAATTTTTAGTTCTGGAATGGCAGCGATTTCTGCAACCATGTTTGCGTTCTTAAAAAAGGGCGATCATGCAATTATACAGCAAGTAATTTATGGTGGAACGTTTCATTTAATTGCGACAGAATTCGATAAATACGGAATTGAATATTCGTTTACAGCATCTGATAAAGTAGCGGATTTTAAATCGTTAATTAAAGAAAATACGAAGATTTTATATATTGAAACACCTTCGAATCCACTTTTAGGAATTACAAATTTAGAAGCCATTGTGAATTTGGCAAAAGCAAACAATTGTGTAACAATGATCGATAATACGTTTGCTTCTCCTATAAATCAAAATCCTGTAGATTTTGGAATAGATATTATGTTGCATTCTGCCACGAAATATATGGGTGGGCATTCAGATATTTCTGCGGGTGCAATTGCGGCTTCTAAAGAGCACATTGCACAAATTTGGAAAACTGCCATTAATTTTGGTGGAAATTTAAGCGAACAAACAGTTTGGTTGTTAGAAAGAAGTTTAAAAACATTAAACCTTCGTGTAAAAGAACAAACTAAAAACGCACAAAAAATGGCTGAATATTTAGAGGGAAATGCGAATATTAATCGCGTTTATTACCCAGGTTTAAAAAGTCATCCTCAACACAAATTGGCAAAAAAACAAATGAAGGGTTTTGGAGCCATGTTATCTTTTGAATTAAAAGAAAATATCGATGCTATGGAATTTCAACGTGAGTTACAATTGATAAAACCGTCTATGAGTTTGGCTGGTTTAGAAAGTACCACAGTTAGTCCAGCACAAACCACACATGCCTTGTTAAGTGAAAAAGAGCGTTTAGAAAGAGGTATTAAAGAGGGGTTAATTCGTTTTTCTGTTGGAATTGAAGAAGTAGAAGATTTAATTAGTGATATTGAACAGGCAATAAAAAAAGTAAAGAACTAA
- a CDS encoding Rossmann-like and DUF2520 domain-containing protein has product MISVVIIGKGNVATHLYKAFLNADGILVTQINSRKLTNIPKANLTIIAVSDDAIAKVSSKIKNSLVVHTSGSVAMGSLKNTTNKGVFYMLQTFSKNKKVNFSDVPFCLEAENKNDYKLLKTVAKSIGKKIYTLNSEQRKALHVAAVFVNNFTNHLYKIGNDICEENKVPFKILQPLIEETVLKIKTLSPEKAQTGPAIRNDKKTIKNHLELLNKEQQKIYKLITKSIVNSIK; this is encoded by the coding sequence ATGATTTCAGTAGTAATAATTGGAAAAGGAAATGTAGCCACACATTTATACAAAGCGTTTTTAAATGCTGATGGAATTCTGGTTACACAAATAAATTCCAGAAAACTAACAAACATTCCAAAAGCAAACCTTACCATTATTGCTGTTTCCGATGATGCGATTGCTAAAGTTTCTTCGAAAATTAAAAATTCTTTGGTGGTGCATACCTCTGGAAGTGTTGCTATGGGAAGTTTAAAAAACACAACCAATAAAGGTGTTTTTTACATGTTGCAAACTTTCTCAAAAAATAAAAAAGTTAATTTTTCTGATGTTCCTTTTTGTTTGGAAGCAGAAAATAAGAATGATTATAAATTGCTTAAAACCGTAGCAAAATCAATCGGAAAAAAAATATACACCCTAAATTCGGAACAAAGAAAAGCTTTGCATGTTGCAGCCGTTTTTGTAAATAATTTTACAAATCATCTTTATAAAATAGGAAATGATATTTGTGAAGAAAATAAAGTTCCTTTTAAAATTTTACAGCCTTTAATTGAAGAAACAGTTTTAAAAATTAAAACATTGTCTCCTGAAAAAGCACAAACTGGTCCTGCAATTAGAAATGATAAAAAAACAATAAAAAATCATTTAGAGTTACTGAATAAAGAACAACAAAAAATATATAAATTAATCACAAAATCGATTGTAAACTCAATTAAATAA
- a CDS encoding KdsC family phosphatase, with protein sequence MEISYKQLLPKINTLIFDVDGVLTNGMVTIMPDGELIRHMNIKDGYALKTAVNKGFNVCIISGGRNEGVRTRLANLGIKDIFLGAQDKIKQYNQLVEKYNLQPENVLYMGDDIPDFPVMKLVGMPCCPNDAAPEIQQISKYISYKKGGEGCVRDVIEQILRVQDKWDNNFDAKYD encoded by the coding sequence ATGGAAATTAGCTATAAACAATTATTACCTAAAATAAACACCTTAATTTTTGATGTTGATGGAGTTTTAACAAACGGAATGGTAACCATTATGCCAGATGGAGAATTAATAAGACACATGAATATTAAAGATGGTTATGCCCTAAAAACTGCTGTAAACAAAGGTTTTAACGTATGCATTATTTCTGGAGGAAGAAATGAAGGCGTAAGAACTCGCTTGGCAAATTTAGGAATTAAAGATATTTTTTTAGGTGCGCAAGATAAAATTAAACAATACAATCAATTGGTAGAAAAATATAATTTACAACCAGAAAATGTATTGTATATGGGAGATGATATACCCGATTTTCCAGTGATGAAATTAGTAGGAATGCCTTGTTGCCCAAATGATGCAGCTCCAGAAATACAGCAAATTTCTAAATACATTTCATACAAAAAAGGTGGCGAAGGCTGTGTTAGAGATGTTATTGAACAAATTCTAAGAGTACAGGATAAATGGGACAACAATTTCGATGCAAAATACGATTAA
- a CDS encoding DUF2147 domain-containing protein, with protein sequence MKKILLTTLFLILTFTINAQTIFGKWNSKNDEGVIDSVIEIYQKDKKAYGKVVEIMNPDRKDARCVNCEGEFKDKPILGLHILSGLEKDDDEWSGGTIIDPRNGKTYKCYIKLVAPNKLKLRGYIGVSLFGKTAYWERAK encoded by the coding sequence ATGAAAAAGATACTTTTAACAACTTTATTTTTAATTTTAACTTTTACTATAAATGCCCAAACCATCTTTGGAAAATGGAATTCTAAAAACGACGAAGGTGTAATAGACTCTGTTATAGAAATTTACCAAAAAGATAAAAAAGCTTATGGAAAAGTTGTTGAAATTATGAATCCTGATAGAAAAGATGCACGCTGTGTAAATTGCGAAGGAGAATTTAAAGACAAACCCATTTTAGGTTTACATATCTTATCGGGTCTAGAAAAAGACGATGACGAATGGTCTGGAGGTACAATTATAGACCCAAGAAATGGAAAAACATACAAATGTTACATTAAATTAGTAGCACCTAATAAACTTAAACTTCGAGGTTATATTGGGGTTTCTCTTTTTGGAAAAACGGCTTATTGGGAAAGAGCAAAATAA
- a CDS encoding ATP-binding cassette domain-containing protein: MANIHFAINNSALVPNSKLLDNILNGTHTLPILRDKKGFLFSYSVLEKLMENEAKHNTKTLTNKQNRSIRSLSNGEQKKALLNYAMLQKPAFLILDSPFESLDAASVISLRKKLVQLSSKIIFVQIFNRKEEILPVITHILEIKNDKITAQTPIENYHFKTQNFVFNGKIPKSITTYKNIKEPLIAFKNVNVFYDENQILNNINWTIYKNEFWQLIGPNGSGKSTILSMIYGNNVKAYEQDVYLFGKKKGTGESVWEIKRKIGYFSPNILELFHRKQTVKQMILSGFYDSVGLYKTPSTLQNTSANEWINLLNLNSDKNTAVQNLPVAKQRLVLIARAIIKHPPLLILDEPLINLDEKGTALVVALINKIAKESNTTVLFVSHRVVKDIQPDFTYKLSPTKHGSVGNVLPFIV, translated from the coding sequence ATGGCGAATATCCATTTTGCAATTAATAATTCGGCACTAGTACCCAATAGTAAATTATTAGATAATATTTTAAATGGTACCCATACTTTACCCATTTTAAGAGACAAAAAAGGCTTTTTATTTTCTTACTCGGTTTTAGAAAAACTGATGGAAAACGAAGCAAAACACAATACTAAAACACTTACAAACAAACAAAACAGAAGCATTCGTTCTCTTTCTAATGGCGAACAAAAAAAAGCATTACTTAATTATGCAATGCTGCAAAAACCAGCATTTTTAATTTTAGACAGTCCTTTCGAAAGTTTAGATGCAGCTTCAGTTATATCGCTAAGAAAAAAACTTGTTCAGTTATCATCAAAAATAATTTTTGTCCAAATTTTTAATAGAAAAGAAGAAATTTTACCTGTAATTACACATATTTTAGAAATTAAAAATGATAAAATTACAGCGCAAACTCCAATTGAAAACTATCATTTTAAAACACAAAACTTCGTTTTTAATGGTAAAATTCCAAAATCGATAACCACTTACAAAAACATTAAAGAACCGTTAATAGCTTTTAAAAATGTAAACGTTTTTTATGATGAAAATCAGATTTTAAATAACATTAATTGGACCATTTATAAAAACGAATTTTGGCAATTAATTGGTCCAAATGGCTCTGGCAAATCTACAATCTTATCTATGATTTATGGCAATAATGTAAAAGCTTACGAACAAGATGTTTATTTATTTGGAAAGAAAAAAGGAACAGGAGAAAGTGTTTGGGAAATCAAAAGAAAAATCGGTTATTTTAGTCCAAATATATTAGAATTATTTCACAGAAAACAAACCGTAAAACAAATGATTTTATCTGGTTTTTACGATAGTGTTGGTTTGTACAAAACCCCTTCTACATTACAAAATACCAGTGCAAACGAGTGGATAAATTTATTAAATTTAAATAGCGATAAAAACACAGCCGTACAAAATCTACCCGTTGCAAAACAACGTTTGGTTTTAATTGCACGAGCAATTATAAAACATCCGCCACTATTAATTTTAGACGAACCTTTAATAAATTTAGACGAAAAAGGAACTGCACTTGTGGTTGCTTTAATTAATAAAATAGCAAAAGAAAGCAATACAACTGTACTTTTTGTTTCCCATAGAGTCGTAAAAGATATCCAGCCAGATTTTACGTACAAACTTTCGCCAACCAAACATGGTTCTGTAGGAAACGTACTACCTTTTATTGTTTAA